A window of the Bombus huntii isolate Logan2020A chromosome 8, iyBomHunt1.1, whole genome shotgun sequence genome harbors these coding sequences:
- the LOC126868232 gene encoding ataxin-2-like protein isoform X2: MNSKRKNRSNTNRSPRARGPQERCVAAEGVYNNAHFMHAITSHVGNVVQIQTLNGSMYEGIFRTFSSQFDVVLEMAHRVEVTGKFSVDSVVEKLIFKPQDIITMSAKDIDLDYATRDGFRTDTSISKYNGVVGEKELEPWDAPPATMNGDDLKLDGTTNGWDANDMFRKNEQKYGVQTTYEPTLAAYTLPLQRKDTKDYKEQEQKAAEIANEIESQPNYKARLELENGDEEERFAAVVRPTEGKYIPPPLKKKNGNSAKLMRSSEPPPSPGPATANKNVFNQQSPSNVNVNIPPNSNLPIGMQSAHPSVQHPVSISLGLVVTYNNPPPPFVPTPATQPPPPVPVIQQSQPQSQATPSVPQVSFPPQQQQTSSSKINTEKRERPGRQQVYQADKAPPAPFPQTNVTTAHQQQQSSHQQHGQLQQQNSVEGQRCEIVSHKSDHRKVPTPRSREEQHSELRQFASEFKLAETPAQDTPPVTRKQQHQHQQDTHTSPQITQTHHQSSHQHTTSQSSQQQPQQQQQQQHPNPPQQQQQQQQQSHQNQTVPEETVVTSKPPPGPLPLRSTSPPQSQQQQQTSTNTPPVTQAPQEATADKITTAFKKSTLNPNAKEFNPNTKAFTPRSPSTPTPSRPHTPQTPQYTGATMPTTVVMPAYVMTSQPPTAFSQPPTQPVTRFRKVPVMHAQHRAQDIASQMQVVAATGQPLMAPAPLHPPFQVPYPTQPAYQQMVRMVQAPPPPPHMATPYHHHDSPGPQAPGIQYMGPHTHPHPHVAQQPPSQTPSPANPNPPHTPGTYNPPGTPQPTYPPPPPQGHAPSYPIMCPIIPPHIPIPPQHMQYLPPQPPPGAQQTIPVILPHNQ, from the exons ATGAATAGCAAAAGAAAGAATCGTTCAAACACAAACAg atCACCACGTGCTCGTGGTCCACAAGAAAGATGTGTTGCTGCTGAAGGGGTATATAATAATGCCCATTTTATGCATGCCATAACCAGTCATGTTGGCAATGTTGTACAG ATTCAAACATTAAATGGTTCAATGTATGAAGGTATTTTTCGCACTTTCTCAAGCCAATTTGATGTTGTCTTAGAAATGGCACATCGTGTGGAAGTTACAGGAAAATTTAGTGTAGATAGTGTAgtagagaaattaatttttaaaccaCAAGATATTATTACTATGTCTGCCAAGGATATTGATTTAGATTATGCTACACGTGATGGGTTTAGAACAGACACTTCTATTAGTAAATATAATGGTGTAGTTGGTGAGAAAGAATTGGAACCTTGGGATGCTCCTCCTGCTACTATGAATGGAGATGATTTAAAATTGGATGGTACAACA AATGGGTGGGATGCTAATGATATGTTTCGCAAAAATGAACAAAAGTATGGTGTTCAAACAACATATGAACCAACTTTAGCTGCTTATACATTACCACTTCAGAGAAAAGATACAAAAGATTACAAAGAACAAGAACAAAAGGCTGCAGAAATTGCAAATGAAATAGAGTCACAGCCAAATTACAAAGCTAGACTAGAACTGGAAAATGGCGATGAAGAAGAGAGATTTGCAGCCGTG gTGAGACCTACTGAAGGTAAATATATTCCACCTCCactgaagaagaaaaatggaaatagTGCAAAGCTGATGAGATCTAGTGAACCACCGCCTTCACCAGGACCTGCAACTGCTAATAAAAATGTCTTTAATCAACAATCTCCGTCCAACGTAAATGTGAACATTCCTCCAAATTCGAATCTTCCTATTGGAATGCAAAGTGCTCATCCTTCGGTACAACATCCAGTATCAATAAGCCTGGGACTAGTGGTTACATATAACAACCCTCCACCACCATTTGTGCCTACACCAGCAACACAACCACCACCACCAG taCCTGTGATTCAACAATCACAACCGCAATCTCAGGCAACACCTTCTGTACCACAAGTCAGTTTTCCACCACAGCAACAACAGACATCATCATCCAAAATAAATACAGAAAAGCGTGAACGGCCCGGCAGACAACAAGTGTATCAAGCAGATAAAGCACCACCAGCACCATTCCCACAAACGAATGTTACTACTGCTCATCAACAGCAGCAGTCATCGCATCAACAGCATGGTCAATTACAACAACAAAATTCTGTTGAAGGACAACGATGTGAGATAGTTTCCCATAAATCAGATCATAGAAAA GTACCAACACCACGTAGTAGAGAAGAACAACATTCAGAATTGAGGCAATTTGCATCAGAGTTCAAATTAGCAGAAACACCAGCACAAGATACACCACCTGTTACCAGAAAGCAACAACACCAACATCAGCAAGATACTCATACTTCACCTCAAATTACTCAGACACATCATCAATCATCACATCAGCACACAACGTCACAATCATCGCAACAGCAACcgcaacagcaacaacagcaacagcatcCAAACCCTCCacaacagcagcaacaacaacaacaacaatcaCATCAAAATCAAACTGTTCCAGAAGAAACTGTGGTCACTAGTAAACCACCACCAGGTCCATTACCATTGCGATCTACAAGTCCTCCCCAAtcacaacaacaacaacaaactTCTACAAACACCCCCCCTGTAACCCAAGCCCCACAAGAAGCTACTGCCGATAAAATAACGACAGCTTTCAAAAAATCTACGTTAAACCCAAATGCTAAAGAATTCAATCCAAATACTAAAGCTTTCACGCCG CGATCTCCAAGTACACCAACACCAAGTAGACCACACACACCACAAACACCTCAATATACTGGAGCAACTATGCCTACAACTGTAGTCATGCCAGCATATGTAATGACTAGCCAACCACCAACTGCGTTCAGTCAGCCACCGACTCAACCTGTGACAAGGTTCCGGAAGG TACCAGTAATGCATGCGCAACATCGTGCTCAAGATATAGCCTCTCAGATGCAAGTAGTAGCAGCAACTGGACAACCTTTAATGGCACCAGCACCTCTACATCCACCATTCCAGGTGCCTTATCCTACTCAACCAGCATATCAACAGATGGTACGCATGGTTCAGGcaccaccaccaccgccaCATATGGCAACACCTTATCATCACCATGACTCACCAGGACCACAGGCTCCTGGTATTCAGTACATGGGTCCACATACACATCCACACCCTCATGTTGCTCAACAACCACCAAGTCAAACCCCCTCTCCAGCTAATCCTAATCCACCACACACACCAGGCACTTACAATCCTCCTGGTACTCCACAACCCACATATCCTCCACCACCTCCTCAAGGCCATGCTCCAAGTTATCCAATAATGTGTCCTATAATTCCTCCTCATATACCAATACCACCCCAACATATGCAATActtgccgccacaaccacctCCAGGAGCGCAGCAAACTATACCAGTGATTTTGCCGCACAATCAGTAG
- the LOC126868232 gene encoding ataxin-2-like protein isoform X1 → MNSKRKNRSNTNRSPRARGPQERCVAAEGVYNNAHFMHAITSHVGNVVQIQTLNGSMYEGIFRTFSSQFDVVLEMAHRVEVTGKFSVDSVVEKLIFKPQDIITMSAKDIDLDYATRDGFRTDTSISKYNGVVGEKELEPWDAPPATMNGDDLKLDGTTNGWDANDMFRKNEQKYGVQTTYEPTLAAYTLPLQRKDTKDYKEQEQKAAEIANEIESQPNYKARLELENGDEEERFAAVVRPTEGKYIPPPLKKKNGNSAKLMRSSEPPPSPGPATANKNVFNQQSPSNVNVNIPPNSNLPIGMQSAHPSVQHPVSISLGLVVTYNNPPPPFVPTPATQPPPPVPVIQQSQPQSQATPSVPQVSFPPQQQQTSSSKINTEKRERPGRQQVYQADKAPPAPFPQTNVTTAHQQQQSSHQQHGQLQQQNSVEGQRCEIVSHKSDHRKVPTPRSREEQHSELRQFASEFKLAETPAQDTPPVTRKQQHQHQQDTHTSPQITQTHHQSSHQHTTSQSSQQQPQQQQQQQHPNPPQQQQQQQQQSHQNQTVPEETVVTSKPPPGPLPLRSTSPPQSQQQQQTSTNTPPVTQAPQEATADKITTAFKKSTLNPNAKEFNPNTKAFTPRSPSTPTPSRPHTPQTPQYTGATMPTTVVMPAYVMTSQPPTAFSQPPTQPVTRFRKGQYLVPVMHAQHRAQDIASQMQVVAATGQPLMAPAPLHPPFQVPYPTQPAYQQMVRMVQAPPPPPHMATPYHHHDSPGPQAPGIQYMGPHTHPHPHVAQQPPSQTPSPANPNPPHTPGTYNPPGTPQPTYPPPPPQGHAPSYPIMCPIIPPHIPIPPQHMQYLPPQPPPGAQQTIPVILPHNQ, encoded by the exons ATGAATAGCAAAAGAAAGAATCGTTCAAACACAAACAg atCACCACGTGCTCGTGGTCCACAAGAAAGATGTGTTGCTGCTGAAGGGGTATATAATAATGCCCATTTTATGCATGCCATAACCAGTCATGTTGGCAATGTTGTACAG ATTCAAACATTAAATGGTTCAATGTATGAAGGTATTTTTCGCACTTTCTCAAGCCAATTTGATGTTGTCTTAGAAATGGCACATCGTGTGGAAGTTACAGGAAAATTTAGTGTAGATAGTGTAgtagagaaattaatttttaaaccaCAAGATATTATTACTATGTCTGCCAAGGATATTGATTTAGATTATGCTACACGTGATGGGTTTAGAACAGACACTTCTATTAGTAAATATAATGGTGTAGTTGGTGAGAAAGAATTGGAACCTTGGGATGCTCCTCCTGCTACTATGAATGGAGATGATTTAAAATTGGATGGTACAACA AATGGGTGGGATGCTAATGATATGTTTCGCAAAAATGAACAAAAGTATGGTGTTCAAACAACATATGAACCAACTTTAGCTGCTTATACATTACCACTTCAGAGAAAAGATACAAAAGATTACAAAGAACAAGAACAAAAGGCTGCAGAAATTGCAAATGAAATAGAGTCACAGCCAAATTACAAAGCTAGACTAGAACTGGAAAATGGCGATGAAGAAGAGAGATTTGCAGCCGTG gTGAGACCTACTGAAGGTAAATATATTCCACCTCCactgaagaagaaaaatggaaatagTGCAAAGCTGATGAGATCTAGTGAACCACCGCCTTCACCAGGACCTGCAACTGCTAATAAAAATGTCTTTAATCAACAATCTCCGTCCAACGTAAATGTGAACATTCCTCCAAATTCGAATCTTCCTATTGGAATGCAAAGTGCTCATCCTTCGGTACAACATCCAGTATCAATAAGCCTGGGACTAGTGGTTACATATAACAACCCTCCACCACCATTTGTGCCTACACCAGCAACACAACCACCACCACCAG taCCTGTGATTCAACAATCACAACCGCAATCTCAGGCAACACCTTCTGTACCACAAGTCAGTTTTCCACCACAGCAACAACAGACATCATCATCCAAAATAAATACAGAAAAGCGTGAACGGCCCGGCAGACAACAAGTGTATCAAGCAGATAAAGCACCACCAGCACCATTCCCACAAACGAATGTTACTACTGCTCATCAACAGCAGCAGTCATCGCATCAACAGCATGGTCAATTACAACAACAAAATTCTGTTGAAGGACAACGATGTGAGATAGTTTCCCATAAATCAGATCATAGAAAA GTACCAACACCACGTAGTAGAGAAGAACAACATTCAGAATTGAGGCAATTTGCATCAGAGTTCAAATTAGCAGAAACACCAGCACAAGATACACCACCTGTTACCAGAAAGCAACAACACCAACATCAGCAAGATACTCATACTTCACCTCAAATTACTCAGACACATCATCAATCATCACATCAGCACACAACGTCACAATCATCGCAACAGCAACcgcaacagcaacaacagcaacagcatcCAAACCCTCCacaacagcagcaacaacaacaacaacaatcaCATCAAAATCAAACTGTTCCAGAAGAAACTGTGGTCACTAGTAAACCACCACCAGGTCCATTACCATTGCGATCTACAAGTCCTCCCCAAtcacaacaacaacaacaaactTCTACAAACACCCCCCCTGTAACCCAAGCCCCACAAGAAGCTACTGCCGATAAAATAACGACAGCTTTCAAAAAATCTACGTTAAACCCAAATGCTAAAGAATTCAATCCAAATACTAAAGCTTTCACGCCG CGATCTCCAAGTACACCAACACCAAGTAGACCACACACACCACAAACACCTCAATATACTGGAGCAACTATGCCTACAACTGTAGTCATGCCAGCATATGTAATGACTAGCCAACCACCAACTGCGTTCAGTCAGCCACCGACTCAACCTGTGACAAGGTTCCGGAAGGGTCAGTATCTAG TACCAGTAATGCATGCGCAACATCGTGCTCAAGATATAGCCTCTCAGATGCAAGTAGTAGCAGCAACTGGACAACCTTTAATGGCACCAGCACCTCTACATCCACCATTCCAGGTGCCTTATCCTACTCAACCAGCATATCAACAGATGGTACGCATGGTTCAGGcaccaccaccaccgccaCATATGGCAACACCTTATCATCACCATGACTCACCAGGACCACAGGCTCCTGGTATTCAGTACATGGGTCCACATACACATCCACACCCTCATGTTGCTCAACAACCACCAAGTCAAACCCCCTCTCCAGCTAATCCTAATCCACCACACACACCAGGCACTTACAATCCTCCTGGTACTCCACAACCCACATATCCTCCACCACCTCCTCAAGGCCATGCTCCAAGTTATCCAATAATGTGTCCTATAATTCCTCCTCATATACCAATACCACCCCAACATATGCAATActtgccgccacaaccacctCCAGGAGCGCAGCAAACTATACCAGTGATTTTGCCGCACAATCAGTAG